TGCACTTAAATCACTTATTAAGCCTTTGTAGGTAAAGATGCATGGAGTTGTCTTTAAGAGTATgactttccccccaaaaaaagtttGAGATTTCTGGTAAATATGAGAACATGTTTGAATAAAGTCagacttttaaaatgtcttgtaAGTATCAGCAGTGTTTTGCCTTCTTCTGTAGGTTTATATCGTTCAATTTTAAAGGTGATCAAGTGTAAAGGATGCCGATTCTGATAAGTGATCCACGATGTTGTGTAacttattaacttttttttgtaacaCTTTTATGTATCGGGATGCTTAACATGAGTGTGATCCACTGCTGAATAATTAAACACCTACAACCTGTCTGCAGCCTGGACACGAATCTGTTCCTCTGACCACCATCACACTTGTTTGGCTCAGTTCAGCTGATGACAGAGATGTCTTTGCTCATGTAGTAGAGCCGCAGTGGCCACAAGGGGGTGCGATTGGGCAAATATCTGAAACCTTGCTTGTACACTGATTATCAAGAGAGatttgttggtgtttgtgtttctgtgttgtgttaacaCATTGATCCACATGCATCATGTCGATGGAATGAATGAAGATATAAAAAAGTCAATTACTAAAGCAGAGGGTTAGTGAGAGGAAATGTGATCAAATGCAGAATCAACATCTCTTCTGTATCTTTagagctttttaaaaagaaaattattttatgtatttgaattCCTGCTTTTGCCAAAGTGTTGTTGGATGCGGGTGCACAAATCACACAGTGGTTTTGTTTGCACTTTTCTTCTGATTGTGACAAGTCACATGATGCATCGTTTTATACAATCCACCATCAGCCTGGATGTTGGGAGTTTCAGTTCCCAGTGCCTCCTAATTCGATCTATAAACCCTGAAGAATGTATCTCCTCGTGTACCCTTTTGTTTCCCAACACCTCACCTGTGTGGTGTCTGGTTTCAAAGGAGGCTCCCCCTGTGGGAGGGTTTTACGCGAGAGCTGGTTGTCAGTGAACGGTCTCTACTGGCCACACGGCTCCAGTGGGAGGTCTGTTGGGGGAGATAGAGGTGCGGAGTCTGTGGCTCATCGCTTCACTGTGCTAACAAAAAAGTTGCAAGTCGAGCTGTGGATCAACGCATCTCTGGGTCGTGGCTCCCCGTGCGTAATTGCGCGCCTCCACCGGTTCCAAACCCCGCACGCTGCGAGGCTTTTGTGCCATCTCTCCGTCCCACCGCCATGGACGGGGATAGCAGCGCGTTGCCCGACTTGAAGGATATAGAGACCAAGCTGGGTCGCAAAGTGCCGGACAGTCTCATTCGCTCTCTCGTCGGAGGAAAACATCACGAGAAGACCGCGTCGCCGCATCTAGCCAACTACAGCAAGTGCTGTGCCAACTCTGGAGACTTGAAGCGCCTGGAGAGCAAAATGCAATTCCTCAAACAAGAAATGGTGAGTTGGcctttgtctctgtcctgtATGACTCAAGGAATAAGTTGTCACAGTCTGAGTTTGATTAGCTGCACATAGGCCTCAACGAACCATTTGGAACAGGGGAGCTAATCCTTTATAAGCCTTTATTATGCATTtgcaatgttacagcagcaaggaCAGTTATAGATAGACATCAGCAAATTACTTATAAATGTATGGAAATATAGAAGCGCTACAAAATCATAAATGGAATGCAAAattcatatataaacatatttaccaACATGTAATAACATCACAATTCTCAACTTTTCAGTTATTTACCAACGTTACAAACAATGAATTCAATATATTACAAACCACCATGGTAACTTAGAAGAGTTGGGCGATTCTATTAATAATTTTCATTTATGGTAGTATAACAAATCAATACATTGATATATTTGCTTATGGATCCTGGAGGTAAAAACACAATAGATCTTCCTCAGTTTTAGGAATTtcaaaccacaaccttcactcaggcataaaaatcattcaaacttgtaataaataatattgtgaCATATCTCGTGATGAGTAGAAAAATGTTACCGTTATCGCCCATCCCTACCATTTAACATTCTTTCATGTCAGGTAGGTTTAATGTGATTATAACTCTTCTTTATAGATTCTAATTACCTTTATTAGGGCCTCTACAGGAAATACACTAGATGCAAAACAGGTCTTCATGTCAGCATGGGGTTGTTAAATGCAAAGTGgtcagttttgtgtgtgtgtgtgtgtggggggggggggggttgttgccCCGATTCTTTTCAAACTCACCAAGGAACAGTAGGTGAGAGACGTTCACACCTACAGCACCACACCAGAGCTCTGCTTATGAACGCTCCTCACTCGAGGggatctctcctccctcttcaaaCCACCCTGAACTCCCAGGAGTGCCCGTGTAATCACCTTTCTGACCTCTACATCCCTTTTATCTGCTAACCCTCGgcattagatttttttttttcttcttctttaaatgCCACGCTTGTTACAGAGTCAAAGCAGAGGCCCCGCGCGCAGTAAGTAAGGTCACAGAGGGTATTAGGATTCCATGAGCAGATGGCCAAGTTGACCGAGTTTTGCAGAGTGTGGCAGGGCTGTGTCATCGCCCTGGGACACTCGGCCCTGATAGGCTTAGTTCGACGAGGACGTGACGGAGCACTGAGACGTATAATTAGCTCTTTGCACATGTAAAAAGAAGTATATGCAGCCATTTGAGGACAAAGGATCTacttttaaatatgaatcaagTCTAGCACTCATTCTTGTTGTTGTGGCCCGCTTTACCACCGATCCAGCCCGACAGCTCGGTTTTGCTTGTGCACAAGTCTGCAGtgctcccacaaacacacacttctgacTCGCCTACACTAGTTTGAGAGGATACAATAATCTACAGCCTGTCAGAGGAGCAGATGAACTCTGAAAAAGATCAAGGCCAGCTCTTATTAGTTTCATATGACTGAACGCTATTGCAGCTTCAGTGTTGCCATCCAGTGCGGCACTAATTGTGTTTCCTAAACTCATTTTGTGATACTGACGCACCGGGGGCCCTCCGACATGAAAAAGCCGCTTGTGCGCCACTCCGTGTTTGTCTAAGGCTTGTGGTAgcttcacacaaaacaaacacactggcaTGGCCGGTTTTAaacccacagagagagagagagagagagagagagagagaggctgccgGGTGAAGCCGGCTGTCTGTAAACACTGTACCAGCCCCGTCCGGCCTACATCCGTCTCAATGAGTTTTCACCGTGGCAGGATGTGTTCGAGCTGTTCCGGCCGGGCGTCTGTCACCCGGTCGACGCAGAGGAATCCCTCTGAATGGCACCGCAGGCTGTCCCCGTCCATCCACAATCAATGGCAGGGCTTGTCGTGGCGGGGAGTTGAGTTAATGGGCATACTGTGTAAAGTGGCCCCGTCATTCATTATCCCGGATGAGCCGCGTCTCCCGGCTGTGCAGCTACCCGCCGATTACACGTCCTCCTTTTTCTGCTGTCGCATAGTTTGGGCGTCTTTGTTCCTAACAAAAGCCCGACAGTCCAGACAGAATAGCACAAAATGTCCCAGACGCTAGAGGACAAAAGGGAGCTTACAGTCGAGGAAGCCACCCGACGTAAGGTCGTGCTGCTCCGGAGCTTTCAGTCGTGCCGTGCAGTTTTCATTACTGCACGTCAACTTCTCCGGGTCAGGCGCTCACTGGACCTCGTGGCGCGAGCCGTTATCTCACCTGCGGTTCTCCAGGGTCTAACCACCGCACTTTGAACCTCCAGGCTGACAATAGTTAACAATGCAGCACTTGTTGTCGTGTTTTCTGCTGACTTGTATTCTGCTTAGAGGGCCTCACTGTTGCATGTTGCGGCTGCATGGACATTTCTATGGAATACACGTGAAGATTGCAAGTTCTCATGTTTATTTACTATTTAACAACATGAGGCTATAGCTCGCAAAGTGGTTCAGAGTTCAGCATGTTACCCAGGACAAGCCCTcaattgtttgtctttgaaagGGTTAAATTGTGACCTTTAGACGTGCTAATTGGTGCTTTAGGACAGAGCTAGCTTTAACCATATTGATGCCAAGCCAAATGGCTTCTTTGCATAGCCTTATTGATACAAGGACTTCTTATAAGATATGATAATAGCATCAGCAAATTGGTGCATTTCCAAAAATATGTCAATCCGTCTGAAATGTTGATCCTCCTGTTGTACCTCGGCCTGACCGGAATGTTCTCGCCCAACAGGCCCACCTACGAGCCATCGACGTGAAGCTGATGCAGCAGCTCCTGTCCATCAACGAGGGCATCGAGTCCCTCCGCTGGATCATCGAGGACAAGGGGGGCGCCGCCAGCCAGGACGGCAGCCTGACGGGCAGCTTGTACAGCCTGTCGGACAGCCAGGACGGCACGTCGCTGCGCGGCAGCTTCAACAGCCTGAACGACGGCAACAGCGACGACCTGGACGGCCTGTCGGTCGGCAGCTACCTGGACACGCTAGCGGAGGATCTCCCCGAGGACCCGTCGCCCTCGGACCTCGACTGCTTCGTGGAGAAAACTGTAATCGACGGCGACGCCTTCAGCAAGTCGCCGCTGAAACTCCGGGTGGAGTCGGACGAATACTACTGCTTTGGATAACGCTGCTTTTGTTAAACGCGGCGTTCAAAGACTAAAGTTGTcgtgttgttttttcccccacacGCGTCACATTTTTTCTAATATCTTACCAAATAAGTCATTTTTGATCTTTACATTGAAACCAGCTTCCTCACGTTGCCGATTTGTCACACCTCATCAAACCTTTGCCACCTGCTGCATCCACACGACTACGTTTCAAATGTTATAACTCTGCCACTGAAGGGCCTGTCGCTTGAAAACCATGAAGTAGACACTCGCAACCTCGTGCTGATTGGGTCGTTTGGAGTCGCGATATAGCCTTCGCTGATTCGTCTGGCTCCAGCCCACTTCTGAAAACGCAGCAGTGTGGATGTCGCCTTAATGTCCAAATGCAAGTTAACATGCTGTCACTGTTCCTTAatgtcttaatttttttttaaattattcagaTTGATTAAACCAAAAAAGGTGCAGAGAGAACCGGAAGTTAGCTAAAACCTCAGGAGTTTATTTTCCTCCTAGCCGAGGGAGGATTGAAGCAGTTTCCTTCTCGACCTGTGAACCATTCGACCGGTGTGATCGTGCCGTGACGTCCACCGCAATCACCAGATCTGAGTCAAGGAGTAGATTAGGATTTAGCAGCCATTTGGAAAATTGGATGTTTCGTGCCGAGCCTGGAAGAAAACCTCGAGAGCCTCCGAGTGGCAAAGTGGTCGGTTCAAGTGTTACAGCAAGTGCAATTTGTTCCAACGCCAAACGCCCGAGCACCGCctactgtgtgtgttgagcttTTCATTGTTTTGCACCTCATTGTTTTTGACTGATGCAAGTGCCCTAAGCTGAGCCGCGGCACTCGGCAAGTGGAGAATTCACGACAAGAAGTCCTACACACGGGAGATTAGTTGCACATTGAGAAGCACAGATGCttgactgaagaaaaaaaacaaaacacaaagcagttTCATTGTCTTGGTAGATCATTTAGGCCTGAGGCAAAAACCCCTGTTAACACCAGATGGGAGATTTGCTGATGGCggacagaaaagaaacacatgttTGCTGTGGGCACATTTTTAAATCCCCGGTTGttcaaaaaaagttttaatgagAGCTTTACATCGCTGTGCTTAAGTGTGTTGTTTTGGGTTTTTAACTCCCaaatgtgttgatttgtgtgtatttgtaacgCTGCCTGCTTTGGAAATGTCTTTATTGACTGCTGATGATTTTGTCTGTTGtcagaaatgaaataataatatattgtaaCTCGTCTCTCGGCTCGAATTGTGTTACGTTGTGAatgcaaagaaacacacacgctcccCAACTGAACCAGTGTCCATTTTTAGAAAAAAGGGTGTGTTTGACCTTATTATGGAATCTTAATGGGACAGAAAGTGAACATTATGTCACGTTCTCCTAATGGTAAAATTGAGTTAAGAATAATGTCAGAATAATAAAGTCCGACTTGACGGTGCCCTGTGAAATGTGCCGAGGACAATCACCCTCATTAATTCACTTTGTCACATTCctttgataaaaaagaaaagcaggaagaGGGTTTAGAAATTTGGCAGACACGTGCTTATTtgtacctttttcttttttaattagcAAGCCCTCAAGCGGAGGACGGCTAGGACGGCCTTATAAACGTCAATCATAGATGAGGAATGATGTTTCAAAACCTTATAATTATCTTTCCTCTGTGCAATGCTCGAACTGaatgacatttaaaattaaCACTAGACTTGGAAGTGAAATGCCAACCACGTGGAATATGTGAAGGCCTGCAatgtgatgtttctttttttttttctaatttaaatcTCGCCAGCTTCTTATCTTTCACTTGATAATTGAAGTTCCACATATAGAATACAGGGGGAAGTCATTATTGGAAAAACAGGAACCTTGGTATCTTTGGCTTGCAAATTAATGAGGGCACGCTACTTCCCTAGCTGTCACACTCGGGTCCTGACATCATGATACACTTTTGGAAATGCTGTCTTGCTAGACCAGTTATCCACAGAGTCCATATATGTTCTGGTTGCATTTGGAATGAGCAGCTGGGACCAGTGATTCTGTGGCTTGTTTTCTCAATGAGGCGACAGACTTCTAGCACTGTGCGAAACTGGCAAACTAACAAGATCGGACACAAAGGACACTTAGCGTTACATTAGTTCCAGACAGATATCGTGTAATCGCTTTATCCGGGCACAttaagcactttgtaactttgtctCACTCCAAGTGCAAAGCAgctttatttggttttatgCTGCCTTCCCTTATCTCCACCTCCCAGAGGCTTTTCCCAAGCTTAAGCTCCCTGTCAGGCTGAACCAGACTAAGGCCACTAAACCAAAAAAGAGCCCTCTGAGTGGCACCATGACCTGCCTGTCAGCgattcaattaaaaacacaaggaggttttttcttcttctttctcagcTTGTCTAAATTCCATGTCTGAACAAATATAACCATGTCTTCACTGATTGGGGGCCAGTGTCCCCTGGGGTAGCATGTTGAGACGTGAGCCAGTGGCCTCGAAATAATTGGACGGACTGGAACAGGTTCTGCAGGTTTAATGTTCTAATAAGTCTTGAGTCGAAAACCCCTCCTGAGAGCTGCATGGTACAGCACACATGAACAGAAGTTTCcctatcagtgtgtgtgtcctacatGAGAGGAAGAACCATTTAAACCAGTTCTCTGTGGCAGTGCAGTCTTTCATCAAATCCTCCGGTCACGTTTGGATAAAACTGCATtttccctgctcctccagcttcaGCCTTAAATCTGTTTCCCCTTCTTCGTCCCAAGTCCATATTATCACATAATTATTCCTCTTAGAAAGTAAGAGAGGGAAAACCTGCTATTAGCTTATATCGCagaagtaaagtaaaaaatccTCCAGTCAGCATCTGTAGTCCTGACGTGCTGAGGGTGAATGACATCCAGGCTCTGTGGGAAAAACCAAGAGCAAACAAAAAGAATATCAGCTGCATCTCCCCGTGTTTGGGAGCAGAGTGCGAACTAGTGATTTATTCATCCcttcagtcccccccccccccccccccccacttacATCATTGGAGCACAATTAAGCTTGCATGCGGTCCAGACGGCAGCTTCCAGCAGGGATCCATTAGCAGATTAGGCACTGGAGTTGGGCCTTTGCCACAAGATGAAGGGAAACCGATAGCGTCTGGTATCTGGGAAGCTGTCACTGGGCGACCAATTGAGGATACAGGCTATGGGGTTACTGGAGGAGGGTTTGTTAGCCGGGGATCAAACGAGCCGGAGACACAGTGGACCCCTCAGACAGGAAGCCACAAACACtgagtatacacacacacacacacacaagcgttAAGGCACTTTATTCCGGTTTAATTAGGTGACTTTCCACAGTGGCCGTTTCTCTAACAACTGAAGAAAGACCAGAGAATAAATCTACATCTATAACCCGTTCAACCAAAGTGGATCTTAGTCTCGTGCATTACGCCATCACCCCTAAGTCTGAACGGTTGTGATGGCTCGGCTCTGTGTGGTCATGCTTACGCCCGTGATGGATGTTGCACATTAGATCCGCCGTGTCGGCCTTATTGCATTCCCAGACACGAGGAGCTCCACGTTTCAGGAGATTTATGAAGCCGTGGAAAACTTAATAAGGCAGCGTCCCGTCGCATGAATATCTTGTTGCGTCTCGGGAAAAATACTTAACGGACGTCAAGGGGGTTGTAGCCACAAGCCTGATGCTGAACCACACACACGAGATGTTCCCTCAACGTCAGACTAGGCCCTGTACGTCATTCCTTCATTACACAAGTGGAAGTAATATTATGTCAACTCAGTGCTCAGGGCAGATTATACAAGACTTCTCAGTTGGCCCCGTGCCAGCCAGTGCATCCATGAATCACTGCAGAGCCACGTGAAACCCGCTCTCCCCCTCAACCGCTGCGTTCAGTCACCCGGCATCGGGACGGGGCCGCTATAATATATTAGACTTCAACAATGGCCGCCCTCTGGAAGCTTCTGTAAACATCCCACACAAGACACCTGagaaaaaacacttcaggaaTAGTGAGTGCCGTGAAAGGGGATAATAAACGCAATGACTTGTTGTGAAATTATTTTTCCGATGGAAGGCACAGACCGGTGGAGCCGGTTACACGCTGTGACCACATCTAATGTCAACATAGGATGTACTTCTCTATTATGCTTCCCCCGCACAAAGGCCCTTTCATAAATCAATGTGCTCGGAGCTAATAAGTCATCATTAGTCACATTTGTGTTACCTTTATCCTGGAGACCAGTGCGTCTCACCATCCGAGGAGAATCGGTTGTCTCCTCTGAACAGTGCAGGTAAAGGACACAGGATCTACACCTTCAGTATTGTCTTCTGTGTTAACTTGGTGTCTGTGGAATCGCCCTGTGACACATGACTCCCCCGGCGTTCGGCGCCCTTTCCCGACTGCACTTCCGCTGGGCCGAGGCCGTTGAGCCGGCCGAGATTAAACAGCAGGCCTCATCTGCCGGGAAACCTTTCGGCAGATCGAGAGgagagaacaaaacaaacctcTATCCCatttgatccccccccccccctcctcctcccctgcctcctTTTTTAC
This sequence is a window from Platichthys flesus chromosome 24, fPlaFle2.1, whole genome shotgun sequence. Protein-coding genes within it:
- the LOC133950163 gene encoding leucine rich adaptor protein 1-like yields the protein MDGDSSALPDLKDIETKLGRKVPDSLIRSLVGGKHHEKTASPHLANYSKCCANSGDLKRLESKMQFLKQEMAHLRAIDVKLMQQLLSINEGIESLRWIIEDKGGAASQDGSLTGSLYSLSDSQDGTSLRGSFNSLNDGNSDDLDGLSVGSYLDTLAEDLPEDPSPSDLDCFVEKTVIDGDAFSKSPLKLRVESDEYYCFG